The proteins below are encoded in one region of Elgaria multicarinata webbii isolate HBS135686 ecotype San Diego chromosome 8, rElgMul1.1.pri, whole genome shotgun sequence:
- the D2HGDH gene encoding D-2-hydroxyglutarate dehydrogenase, mitochondrial isoform X2, translating to MPLDLGAKGSCHIGGNVATNAGGLRLLRYGSLRGTVLGLEVVLADGSILNCLASLRKDNTGYDLKQLFIGSEGTLGIITAVSILCPRKPKAVNLAFLGCPSFSHVLRTFTTCKGMLGEILSAYEFMDNECMKLVERHLKLANPVAESPFYVLIETSGSNSIHDEEKLSHFLEHAMASDLVVEGTLASEEKKIKALWALRERITEALSCDGFVYKYDISLPVERLYELVADMRARLGKSAKNVVGYGHLGDGNLHLNVTAESYSHSLLEAIEPYVYEWTSQHRGSISAEHGLGFKKKDYIHYSKPREAVFLMQQFKAMLDPKGILNPYKTLPVKSV from the exons ATGCCTCTCGACCTAGGAGCAAAAGGCAGCTGCCACATTGGAGGAAACGTAGCTACAAATGCCGGTGGCTTGCGACTTTTGCGGTATGGCTCTCTCCGAGGAACTGTCCTGGGACTAGAAGTG GTCTTGGCTGATGGCTCCATTCTGAACTGTTTGGCATCTCTGCGGAAGGACAATACAGGCTATGACTTGAAGCAGCTTTTCATTGGATCAGAGGGAACCTTGGGGATCATTACTGCCGTGTCCATCCTCTGTCCACGGAAACCCAAGGCTGTGAACCTGGCATTTCTTG GTTGTCCAAGTTTCTCTCATGTCCTGAGAACCTTCACCACCTGCAAGGGTATGCTAGGAGAGATCCTGTCTGCCTATGAGTTTATGGATAATGAATGCATGAAGTTGGTTGAGAGGCACCTCAAGCTGGCCAACCCAGTTGCAG AAAGCCCTTTCTATGTGTTGATTGAGACTTCAGGCTCCAATTCTATCCATGATGAGGAAAAACTGAGCCATTTCCTGGAACATGCCATGGCCTCTGATTTGGTGGTAGAGGGAACTCTGGCCTCAGAAGAGAAAAAAATTAAG GCACTGTGGGCTTTACGGGAACGGATCACAGAGGCCTTGTCATGCGATGGATTCGTTTACAAATATGACATTTCGCTCCCTGTGGAAAGACTCTATGAGCTTGTGGCTGACATGCGGGCACGTCTGGGCAAAAGCGCCAAGAATGTGGTAGGCTACGGCCATCTAG GAGATGGAAACCTGCATTTGAACGTCACAGCAGAATCCTATAGCCATTCTCTGCTGGAAGCCATTGAGCCATATGTGTATGAGTGGACTTCTCAGCATCGTGGAAGTATCAGCGCAGAGCATGGCCTGGGCTTCAAGAAGAAGGATTATATCCACTACAGTAAGCCACGGGAGGCAGTGTTTCTCATGCAGCAATTCAAGGCCATGTTGGACCCCAAAGGGATTCTAAACCCTTACAAGACTTTACCTGTCAAGTCGGTATGA